The Anabas testudineus chromosome 15, fAnaTes1.2, whole genome shotgun sequence DNA segment tctccctcttgtAACAGTGTGATTTTAGAGGCTTCTTTTGCCTCGTCAAACGCCAACAGATTCATTGCTTTCGTAGGAGCAAAGTTTATTGCTTGTAATATTTACCCCCACCACATTGTTAAAGTCACAGTGTTGTCATTGTCCTCAGTTCTGGCTGCCACATGTTCATCTACTACTGTCTGGAACAATATTGACTGTACCTTGCAAAGACAGGGCACTGACTGGCCTCTTAATTAAGTTTATTGTGCTCTACGTAACTGATATTTCTTGTGCAATAGATGATTTCAAAAAAAGGCTGCTCTGCTTATATTGTtctaaatgtttacatttagtcaaacaTTTCATTCTTATCTATAAATTCCCTTACACTCATACAAGGGGAAGGTCAACTTTTACATTCTCCTATCTGAGCTGTGTTTGGCCACATCATTGTACAAGGCCGCCGGATAGAGCGTTGACTCCTTGCTGCTTTTCTCCTTAAGGCCAAATTCCAAAGCGAGTCATGACTATGAGCGTCTGAAAAGTCAATGCATGAGGGCCATGGCAGATCTGCAGTCTCTCCAGAACCAGCACACCAAAACACTTAAGAGGTGCGAGGAGGCTGTAAAAGAAGCTGATTTCTATCAGTAAGTATATTTCCTGCAACATGTCATGGTGccagttcagttttttattgAACTGTTTCATGTAGCCTAAATTCATTGTGATAAGTATGTCTTTAGATGCAGCAAATCTACACAGGTCTCATCATTGAGATGTTGCAGATGTTGTAAGTGTAACATTCTGTCATCTACCACctgctgcttttcagtgttGCAGTACTAAAGTTTTATTGTACTGTTTTACTGGAACTGTAACAAATACTGGCATGGTGTTGCAATTAACTAAAAGCTACAGCTGGCTTTCATAGTTTAAAGGGAACTGGCAGTcctaaaaaaaaatgcaaacatgatTTTAAGCATAGAAAATAGATACATGTATGTGTACTATTTCAGCTCATAGGTTCAGACACAATGTGTGAAGCATAGATGATTATCATAATACTGTGTATTAACTTTTAATTATTGAGAAACTATTTCTAGCAGGACAGAAGCAGAAGATATGATAAGTACaagttgttgtttattttgcGTTCCCTGTGGCTACACGTGTGTTTACTCTCCCTGTGCGTTTCCTCTTTTCCAGCATGCTGCACAGCCGTGTCCTCGGCGAACAGACTCAGCtgaaagaggagatggagacaCTCAGGAGGGACAACGCCCAACTTGTCCGAGAGCACAACCACCTAAAGCAGAGCTGTGAGGAGCTGAAACGACTTCACGGTCAAGATCAGAAAGAGTTGGCAGACCTTCgtctgcagcaacagcaggtaCGGtccttcacacaaacacacgggTTTCCGCCATAACTGCCCAGATGTTACGAGGGCGGGAGTTGCCAGGTGACATTTACTCATATGGCACAGATGTTAGAGAATTTGCCAAATCTAATAGCTTTTCATAGAAATATTACTAGAGtgtcacacattttaatactcCTGAGACTTTATGTTTTCAAATCATTTTGTGACATCACATTATATTGCTCGTTGCCTTCTGTGTGCTGATGATTTTGTCCTAAATGGCACTAAGGTGCTCTGAACCATATTGGactacacacaaaaaacaaatgctgtgaAATGCTGTCCCACAAAGCACCCATGGGAATGATGCAGTTGTTAAGAGCACAGGGCAGCGAAGCGAGGGAGGGAAATGCACACAGAGCTTTTCTGAAAAGGGCAAACACCAAAGAGAAGGGATTTGGCTTGGGCAAAGGGCACACTGACCCATGTAGCTACAAGAtcagcatgcaccatcaaacccctccagatgatccaaaattTCAGCATCACGTCTgatttttgatcagccaaaaacgacacattacaccacttttcagatctctgcactggcttcctatAGCAGTccgcatcaggttcaaagccctgacccttgcctacagagtggtcaactcaacagcaccggcttACCTGAACTACCCCGTGAACCTGCTTATTCTAGaacactttaatttaaagttaggcttagatatttgcttgctttgtacctcgTTTGTAAGTCGCTTAGGATAAAAGCATCTACCAGTGTACACTGTATGTTGAGTAGATGAGCTCAATACATCCCATAGGTCACGAATGCTCTAACCAGTCTGGAAGGCAACATCAGCAAGATCTGCAGTAATTAGACATTGTAGCTCGTAGAGAATGAGTAGTGTACTCTAAAGGTAGTGCTCTACATATAAAATACTCATTTGGTTTTGGTCTTACTTATTGCTTAAGTGCACTTGAACTTAAAAAAGCCATTGTTGAAGCTGACACTGGTTTGTCTTTCACTGTAAAAATAGAATCCTGCCTACACATTGATGCCATCTGCTGCTAAAGTTGGGCACAGCAAATACAGGCTTAGTACAGTTTCATCTCATGCCAGCAACAGTTTGAACTCCACCAATAGGTGTTTAATGACATGTTCTTGTTGTCCTCACTAGGTAATGAGAGAGAAAGGCTCATCGGAGGTTTTGAACAAAATGTATGACACAGCCATGGACAAGCTAGAAGGTGTAAAGAAGGAGTATGACGCCCTGAGCAAACGCTACAGTGAGAAGGTGGCTAACCACAACACGGACCTCAGTCGCCTGGAGCAGGCTGAAGAGGAGAACCGACGGTTGCAGAAACAGATGGATGCACTGCTCAAACAGCGCGACTCCGCCATGCAGTACCAGCAGCAGTGCTCCACCTCGATGAGGAGGTGAAAGCATCGTCACCTGCACATACAtaaagagaacaagacacaTGAGAtgagaataaattaaattgatATATGTTTAAAATGCCCGAAGCATACAGACCCTTTCACTTTAAGCCCATTTTACTGTGTTGGTGTAGCAGTCCAAATTGTGGTCAGGTGCATCCTGCTTGCTTTCGGAGTCCACCTATTGCAAACTGAAGTGATTGGTAGTGatagtttaaaaaaaggtaCTGACCTGTGCAAAAAGAGTTCCAATTAATATTATATGTCAGAACAAAAAAATAGTCCTCTGCACAGATAGGAGAATCTGGCAGGAGGATAAACATCCAAGTACAACAAGTAACACTTCACTAGGTAGATTGCAATACTTGCTATGAGTTGTATTCAGGCTGCACCCAGGACAACAGCATTTTATGTAACTACCTTTGTGAAGATTTTAGAAGCTCAACTTTTTCCTCCATTCTCTCTCAGGTTTGATTCAGTTCAGCAGGAGCTAAACAAGTCCTCAGTCCAGAAcaaggagctgcagagagagatggagcgGCTGCAGTCGGAGGTGACGCGTTACAAGAACTTGCAGCTGAAGTCAGCCAAGGACTGCGAGAAGTACAAGGAGGAGAGGGATTCGGTGTTCAACGAGTATCGCCTCATCATGAGTGAGAGGGACCAGGTGATCAAAGAGCTGGACAAGCTGCAGACGGAGCTGGAGTCTGCTGAGGCCCGACTGAAAAACACGTCTTCAGAGAGAGTGGTGGCCAGTGAAGAGTTGGAGGCACTTAGACAGGTATTAAACTTAGAAAGGTATCAAATCTGCAGCCAGTTATCATAGCCAACTATAAAGACATAAATCAAGAAGAGAagcaatattttttattttcaaaaaatgCACGTAGAGTATTTTGGAGTAAAACAGTTCTTGTCATTACTCATCACTCAGCTTACCCAGCTTGGTTTCTTACTGACAGTTACCGAGCAGACGGATGATATGTCAAGCCTGTCCTtcaaaaactgtaaatgtccGTTTAACTATTGGCTTTGACAATTTAATATGGACCTGTCAGGTTTTTACTGAGTCCATTCATGGCTCAGACCGAGCATCTACTTCTCAGTCAGTGGATCAAAGACTGTTGTCACCCATGGCACTGTGCAAAAATAGCTGAACTCCACTGCCTCTTTTCTGAggaatattttttaacattctGGTTGACAGACAAGAGATTCATAACTAGTTTTGGATCATTATGCACTGGCCCTCAAATAATCTTTTCACTTTGCATTAATGACTCACAGTGTTGAGATGCCCTCATTTCATTTTGCTTCTTTTGTTCCACGACAGGAGTTGAACTCGTCACTGGTAGACCGCGACAGGGCCATCTGCGAGAGGAACGAGCTGCTGGAGAAGTACTGCCATGAGGTGAAGGACAAGGCCGAGGCCCAGAAGGAGCTGAGCCAGGCGTGCAAGGACATCGAGATGGTCCGGGAGGAGAGGGATGTGGCCCGCAAAGAGAGAACGGAGGCGATCATTCAAAGGGATCAGCTGCTCCGAGAGTACTATCAAGCCAGACAGGTATGAAACATTTTGCACTTTAGAATTGACAGTATAAAGTTAACTGTTTGACACATGACGGAGAGCTTAGTGCATCCAGGGACTTGTCAGTTGCTGGATTAAGGGTTGTCAGTGGACTGACTGTTAAGGGGATTTATGTCTCAACCTCTTTCTGCCCACTAGATGGCCCTCTTACAAGTCCTTCACATCATATACCTAAATTTAGGATTAtggatttcatttttaaagcGTTTAGATGATCTTAAATCCAACACCTGGTTGGTCTCAGCATTTTATAATGAATGTGATAATTGAATGTGTTTAGCATACTTGTATGATGAATAATCTTTTTCATGTGTGCCTAATGTTCTTAGAAACAAGACTCGGCCACACTGGACATGGAACGAGCCAATAAAGAGATTGAAATGCTGAGGAAACAATATGAGGCCATGTCCCAGGAACTGAAGGAGGCCACACAAGAGGCTGAGGTGGCCAAGTGTCGACGGGACTGGGCCTTTCAGGAGAGGGACAAAATAgtggcagagagggagagtatAAGGTCGGTATGTTTGTTGACATAGCTGAAGGTGTCAGAGATTAGAGAATCACTAGCTAATATcagcatcccccccccccagtctTTCTCACACATCTCCCCTCTACTGTCCACTCCTACCTCAGGACTCTGTGTGATAACCTGAGACGGGAAAGGGACCGAGCAGTCAGCGATCTGGCCGATGCCCTGCGCAATCTGGACGAcatgaggaaacagaagaacGATTCACTGAGGGAGCTCAAAGAACTCAAGTGAGCCTTCACGGTGGTTCTGGTTCTCCGTTGTGATGGAAATTGCAGGGAAAGGCTCATTAGCAATAAACAGAAAGGGCTTCTGCATTTGAGTGAGCACAGAGCAACATTTCCTCTACTCAGCCAACTTTGTCTGCCATACCGCCTTTGTCTCTTTAAGCTTTTGCACTCAGTGTGTGGCAGAGTGTAAGCTGTGataaataatgacatactttattggtCCCCTTGGGCAAATTGTGGTTGGATATTCTGCCTTTGGAGACTTCATTGAGCTCAGTTGTTTGTCTGGCTCCACTTCTACATGCCCAGATTAAAAGTGTAATCCCAAAAAGCATCAGTGTTGTTGGACACACGCATCCGcattttgtttctcagtgtCTCTTCCTCCATGCTCATGGCTGTCTTTATGATGCATTTAAAAATTGCCCTCTGCTGGCTAAAGTCTATATAACAACAATTTTTAAGTATGCTGTGACTTTGAAAGTTTCTTCCTCTAGCCTCTTTAAAGAACAATGCAAGATTGGGCTTTTAATGTCATAGTAACCCTCAAGGCACGCCTCAGTAGGACACCATATATCTTAGTGACAGTGGGCCATTGTGTGCATTCTACTTTCTATAAATTTGAAGGTGTTGGACAGGACATAAGAAAAacttttaaagataaaaaaaaaacaaactttgaagCCAATTCCACCTAATAtgatcaaaatgtgttttgtaaataTCTGCATGTCGTTTCATCCCCGTAGATACAAACCCAGACTGGTTGTGTGTGATTCTTTCTTGCTGTTGTCTCTGCCCATCCATCCTCAAGTGACTGGCCTTTGACTCTGTGTGCGATGTCTTTCTTTGTtaagagagaagatggagagcCAGCTGGAGAAGGAGGCCCGGTTCTGTCAGCTAATGGCCCACAGCTCTCACGACTCTGCCATCGACACAGACTCCCTGGAGTGGGAGACAGAGGTGGTGGAGTTTGAGAAAGACAGGGTAAGAGCAGTGCTCAGCTCCTATTACTGAGAGCGATTTTGGGATATTCCAGTCTCCTCTAAGCCAGTAgaaccccccccaaaaaactgCCAAAACTTGATGATGATCTGATAATATTGAAATAGTCTTGTCAAAATCACTGACATTCATATTATTGCCCTCACAGGATGACATGGACTTGAAGGCACTTGGGTTTGATATTGCTGAGGGGGTAAATGATCCATATTTACCAGGAGATTGTGGGATATTTGTAACAAGGGTGGACAAAGGAAGTATCGCAGATGGAAGGTTAAGGTACGAGCCGTCTCAGAAAAACTACCCTGTATCCTTTTCTGGAATATCAGTTCATTAAATGCCTCATCATCATCTGTCCTTTTTATGTTGCCAGAGTGAATGATTGGTTGCTGAAGATTAACGACATTGACCTGACCAATAAGGACAGGAAGCAGGTGGTGAAAGCTGTTCTTAATGGTGGAGGACTGATCAACATGGTGGTACGAAGAAGGAAGTCTCTGGGGGGAAGGCTCGTCACTCCTGTTCACATCAACCTTGTGGGACACAAAGGTATACGAGTGTGCCAAGTCACCTCGCTGGCTTAAATGTTGTGTCAGGGCGGATCAGcgtttatcttttttttttatgcctcaGATATTTCGACTTTTCTTGTTAATctgacagttttcttttctgaatcTCAGACTGTGGAATTGGTCTGGAGAGCGGGGTGTTTGTCACTGCCGTAGTCCAGGGCAGTCCAGCAGCCAGAGAAGGTTCTCTCACAGTTGGAGACAGACTGATCGCTGTGAGTCATTGTCAGCTTCTATGAAATCTTctcacccttttttttttttcttttttttttgttaagaaaTACTCCTTACCTCCGCATGTGCCACACTACAGTTCACACAGGTTCCTTCGGTTTTCTAATCCTGGCCTTGATCCATTCCAGTATCTAAACTCCAAACCCAGATAAGGTGGGATTTGCTTGAGTATGTGGAGGAGAAGGGAAAAATCTCCTTTTTGATTAAATCATCAAAAACTTGCAGCAGTAGAGGGCTAGGTGGAGCTGTCTTCGCACACACAGCTGAAATATACCCACACTTAAGGGAATGGAAGAGAAAAAGTGTCAGAAATGGAGCTCTGCAtatccatctctgtctttgAAAAGTGACCTTGCCACCTAGGCTAATCCTTCAGTAGCAGCAGAAGTTTAAACTCCTGTGTTAGTTTAAACTTAAGCATGAAACCTATGCATTGCTCTTGGTTATCTCTGCACACCATTTAACAGCACTGCAGCCTCCTCCAAGTAGCCAGGGAACTGATATGCTAGATGATAGCTCAGCTGGAACCACAATTAGTCATGGTAAGTACGGATGCGTTAGATTTTAATCGTGAAGGAGTATCGTATTTTATCACACCGTCGTGGATGTTAATCACATGAGTGTATCAGGTTATGTATAACGCAAAAAACAGAGTCCAGAGTGCTCAATCCATAATGAAATATACATGGCATGCAATTGAATGTACGTAGCTGAACTCTATGGCTCAGACAATGACTGGTTCTTTTCCCTGCTTGGTAAAATATATCAAACTTGTTCTATGTTGGAGCAGAAAGTTCTTTCCTGAACTTATTTTTTGATATAACTCAGCCATAATATATTACCCACTTCTCTCTGTAATATCTTTGGCCAATATTCCTTTCAATGCGGCCCTATTGTGATGGAAATGTAATGTGTGGATCGCTGTGTGAGGATTCATCaggctgtgtgctgtgtgtgctggcCCAGATTTTTCACGGTTTTCCCCACTGCAGCAGCGTGAGACACATCTTAAACCTCAGGCCCTCTCATCTTCACAAGATACGtcacctgtttgtgtttgtaggtgTGCTTCAGTTTGAATAATGCTGCCATTTAGGACACACACGCAAACGCCCGAGACGAGCACGAGAGAAATATCAAAAAGACTAATGTGCGTTGCTTTAGGACCTGTCCTtattttcagtgtctttctctGCTCCCCAGATAAATGGCATTGCTCTGGATAACAAATCTGTGACAGAATGTGAGGCTCTGTTGAGGAGCTGCCGGGACTCTCTTAGCCTGTCTCTCATGAAGGTGGGTCACACTCATCACATTTTCTGAACTTCTTCTCTACTTCACGTGTGCTGGAAATCTTCAAGAGGAGTTGTACATTTTGATGAGCACAGGCAGAAGGATCTCTTGTACTTTTGTAATCCCTGCACAACAATCTGATCCTTAAAAATTGGTGCGGCTAATACTTTTGTCTGTCCTCTCCACAGTTCTTCCCTCACAGCACATCAGGTCAGAACATCTTTGAGAGTCTGCGGGAGTCATCAGAGAAGTCCAATGGGCGCATTCACCTGTCAGAGATTCACTCCCGGAACAGCCGCAACCTCAAACACAACAGCTCAACACAGACTGACATCTTCTGCCCAGATGTTGGAAGCACCAGCACGAGTAGCATCTCTGGGGAGAGGAAGAAAGTCAGAGGTGAATCTGATGAAGCGTACTGCGATATCAGCAAGCCCTTCTCCACGGGTTCGCTCCATGCGACTAGCCTCCGCCCGGCCTCTGACTTGGGCACTGGCCGCTATGGTCCCAGTGCTTTCCAAGAGTGTTGTCCCTACACTAAGGCGCCTTCCTCCTTGCCCTTTGAACCGGTCTCCCCCTCAGACTGCATTACAATGGAGACAACCCTGGAGAAGAAGCACAGTGGGGGCACATGGCCCAAGATGATGGTGGGAGGTATGTCGGTTGCACAAGATAACACCAGtccagtaacagcagcagcacagctctcAATCTACAAATCGCCAAAGCAGAGGAAATCCATTTTTGACCCAGACACCTTCAAACGCCCGGAAACACCTTCCTCTAAGATGGAGTACATGGCAGCCAATCAGATTGCAGCGGtagctgcttctgctgcagcagcttcacattCCCCACAGCCGTCAAAAGCCGagtccctctcctcctcatctacCCCTACTCCAACCCCTCCAACCCCACCCACTCGCAGTGACTCCTTTaagttcaaacacaaacatcaaagcAGCTCTGCCTCTGACTGCACCATCACCTCTGATGGCAAGGGGGAGGCTGTCATCTCCATGGCagcaggagagagcagagagaggagcgaGCGAGAAAGAGACAGGAATGGAAACCACTACTTCCTGGATGGTAAGGTCCTGACCTCAAGGAAATCATGTGACGAGGACATCGGTCGCACCAGAGGGGAGGAGCCAGAGGTGAAGAGGCCGCGTCCTAAATCTGCCCCTGCCCTCCGGCGCAGGATGACGCCTCAGACCATCACACTTCCCACTTTTCAAGTGAGTCCAAATACAACCTCAGAGCTGGATTTAGAGTCTAGACGTTGTGCATTTGCTTTTGAAATCCTCTATCAATATCCACTAATAAAGAGATAAGAACATGATGCATGATCCAGAAAGAAATCGAAATGGCACCAACATTTCAAATCATCCCAGTGTGCCAAAGCGACCATTCTCTAATAGAAGTTACAGCCCCATCAGAGTTATGCCTCTGGGACCTGCCTCTTAGGCAGAGTGTTGGATGATTGATGCTTCTGCACTGGGACAGCCAACCAACCCACGAGCTGAGTCAGAGCCTGGGGTTCATACAATCATGCTTGGCTACATCCTCAGGCCCTAAAgcatgcagaaaaacacattggGGATACATTTTACTATTGTGGGATGTTCAAGCTGCCATTTTTCTTATATGATACTATGATTTCTCCCAAGATGTAATGGTGTTTTCTTACCCCGCAGGGAAAATAGTAagtgctgtttttctgtcattcatCACAGAGCTACTCTAATGATGAGCATTCGCCAGAACCCAGAGACATGCTGCGTTCCTCCCCCAGCCGCTCCCATAGGCACAGTGTCGGCTTTGTCCCCACAGTCTACAATGGCATCCTACCTCCTAGTGAGTTTTTGAAATGCTTACAAAATAGTCGCTCTCACCATAATCATAGATTTCTCCCTCTCTAACATCGTTGCGCGTCTGTTCTCTGTCAGACTCGGCCCACCGGGGACTGTCTCCATGCCCCGCTGTGACTGCCGTGATGAGGAATCCAGTGTACACTGTGCGTAGTCACCGTGTTCATACCAGCAACTGTCCATCTGTCGCCTCCCAGATATGTCACCAGCACACCCACACCAGGTTACCTTCTTTTCACTCTAACTCTTTTCTTGGTCCTtgttttaaattgcatttaCATCAAGTGTTTGATAattgttatttcagtgtttctggGGGACCTGTTATGATGACtaatatatttaaatcacaTAATTAAATTTGGGTTAGTTTTAGATGGAAAACAATTTCTTGCTTTGCTTTAGTGTGTGCAGTTGAGATTTAACTCAGTACATCCATTTAATTCACTCTGAACTGTAAAATATCGCCCATATTCAAATAATTGCTTAAGCGTTGTATGTATAATTATATGAATTTTTGAATGCACAGCCCTCAACACCAGGGTCGTCTGAGCCTGGACCTGAGCCAGCAGAAGCGCACAAATGACTACTCTGAGTCCACATCGTCACGCAGCAGCAGAGCTTCACACGGTACAAACTCACTGCCCTCCAGCGCACGACTCGGTCAGTCtgacacgcacgcacgcacacacgcataAAGGTCACAggtctcccttttctcttttggGATATTATGTCATCGCATTCATTCTTGCATCATCTCATCCATCTGCCAGGTTCTGCCAATAATGTCCAGTACCGCGCAGAGAGGATCAAAATCCCATCCACTCCCCGCTACCCCCGCTCCATGCTGGGGTCAGACAGAGGTACAGTGCTCACTATTAAAAACACTGGTTGAACTGAGTTTCAGTTATCAGTTCTATTTGAACCTTCCAACATCTTAAGCTTTAAATTACCACGAAAATATGGCGTTTATCTCCCCTGCACAAGGTGTTAATGTAGCTCGAGTTGAGTCAGGTGGTGCTCAGGCAGGAAAATAGTGTCCAGCTATAACTAAGTCTTAAGACTATTCAATATCTAATTATCTAAACCTCTTACTCAAGAGTTTAGAAACCAGCATATGAACATGCACAATGTTATTGCAACCTTATtaactaaaaacataaacaaaccacTAAGCCTAAGTGTGGCTTAGTTGGTTAAAACTAACTAAGCTTTACTGGTCTAGTAAACAAGAGATCAAATCCTGGACTGGAATTCCAGTTAGTAGAGGAGTTGTCTGTGAACTCCAGGTTGAGTGGTTCGACTCTTGGTCACTCCTGGTTGCATGTTGAGATGTCCTTTGACAAGACACTAAAAACCCTTGGGTAGCCCcatcacctacagtatgtgcagctgTCTGTCAACAATTTCCCCAGAGGGAATGTTACAGTACATTACcgattttgttattattattactattgttgtTGTCGGAAATAAAATGTCAGGATATTTGTGGATTTGAGAGGAGAGAATGTGTGCATTGTCCTTTTTATTAAAGCTctttatatatatctatatatatttataaaggtGTGAAGTTGGTGAGTTCGTATTTcggaagtgtttttatttatttttttaataatgtgagATATACATGTCAAAACACCcttattctgtctttttctgctcCACCATCTCTTCGTCTAAATCCAGGCTCCCTCTCACACTCTGAGTGTAGCAGTCCCAGTCTCATCACACCCCCACAGTCACCACTCAATCTGGAGACTTCATCGTTTGCCAGCAGTCAATCACAAGGCTCCATTTCCACTTTACCGCGCATCTCAGTCAGCCCGGTGCCAATAGGGGAACGCAGGAAAGACAGGTATGAGCGTTCCCtgatacattttattattataaattgcAAGCAGCAGAAATGTACTATCCTTGACCAGCTTAGCGAGATGCCTGCAAATTAGCTTGTTGTGTTATTGACGTGCATCTTGAAAAGTTTTCATTGAATGGATTATGTGTTCTGAATATTAATCAGATGATTGCTATTGGTGTCTAGTAGATCAATGTGGCTTGTTAGAGGACTGGGATACAGGATATGATTATGAGCAGCACTTCAGAAGCAGGTACAATATGGCCCGTGTCTGCCTTCAGGGATCCTCCCAGGCTATTTCAAAAGGCGTTGCCAGGCAACAGGTCTATCATGGTCAGAACTGTGCAGTCCCTCATTGAAATTCACATTGTAATCCTATTAAAGCTCATTTCAAGAATTATATAAAAGCTTCATCTGCTTTCAGAAATGAAGCGATGGTCTGCTGGGGTGTTAGAATTTTGTTTTATCCTTCCCACCAACTTTTCTGTCCCATTTTGCATTTCTGTCTCTGGGTGATATCTGTCCTCCATTCTCCTCTTTATCTTCCTCCTGCCTCTCTGTAACCTTCCAGTTCCAGATCTCTTTACCGTAACCGATCTTTTCTAAGGATTCCTCTGGCTGCAAGGCCGAGGTTCTCCTCTCTCAGGAGCCTAAGGTTCGTTTATTTTCTCAGTGCTACAAACAAGGGAATGCCCCTCTATTCCTTTTCTAAGTTCACATGCTTCAGTGCAGTTAAGTAGACAATATGGAGGAGCAGGATAGCAGTTTTCATGCGCTATATGGAATGCAGAAGGAGTTTTTGTGATGATTTCTACCCACTGCGATTTGCATGCTTGCGTATATGATTTGTGCCTTAGGAAACAACAAAGCCTCGATTATCTACACTTGGTGAAATTCAGAAAGCTGTGTTAACACCTATGTTCATTTGGCTTCATCCATGTTGGACTACTGCATGTGATCTCCATGCCGTatgatgataaaatgttcaATATGCATGTGTGGATTTTGGTCCTAAGCCAAGTCACTCTTCAGTTGGTATGTACAGTTTCTTCAGAAAGTGTTCACCCTTTGCATTTTGCacactttattgtgttgtagaatttattttaaattgaaactaCACTTACTGTAGGTTTTAGTGTTAATTGTAAATAACGAATAAAGAATTTCTAAACCCTTTGGACTCTTGGCTGTCCAGGCAAACTCAGCAACTTGGCATCTGTCAAAGCTTCAGTGGTT contains these protein-coding regions:
- the dlg5a gene encoding disks large homolog 5a isoform X1 codes for the protein MEPKHKELLDQCHQNLLESITDADRVIELLIVSGTLSQLDRFELDQNCSSSAEKVDHLLKMLMNKESDHFLDLCVALEKAYPDLYTALFSNNGGGPVDHSTGSTYSVLSTMPSDSESSSSLSSVGSPVNGEASSPPPAINDNRPSGDNLDTILFQLRQVTRERDELRKRLALASPGTTFDDCRPNSKASHDYERLKSQCMRAMADLQSLQNQHTKTLKRCEEAVKEADFYHMLHSRVLGEQTQLKEEMETLRRDNAQLVREHNHLKQSCEELKRLHGQDQKELADLRLQQQQVMREKGSSEVLNKMYDTAMDKLEGVKKEYDALSKRYSEKVANHNTDLSRLEQAEEENRRLQKQMDALLKQRDSAMQYQQQCSTSMRRFDSVQQELNKSSVQNKELQREMERLQSEVTRYKNLQLKSAKDCEKYKEERDSVFNEYRLIMSERDQVIKELDKLQTELESAEARLKNTSSERVVASEELEALRQELNSSLVDRDRAICERNELLEKYCHEVKDKAEAQKELSQACKDIEMVREERDVARKERTEAIIQRDQLLREYYQARQKQDSATLDMERANKEIEMLRKQYEAMSQELKEATQEAEVAKCRRDWAFQERDKIVAERESIRTLCDNLRRERDRAVSDLADALRNLDDMRKQKNDSLRELKELKEKMESQLEKEARFCQLMAHSSHDSAIDTDSLEWETEVVEFEKDRDDMDLKALGFDIAEGVNDPYLPGDCGIFVTRVDKGSIADGRLRVNDWLLKINDIDLTNKDRKQVVKAVLNGGGLINMVVRRRKSLGGRLVTPVHINLVGHKDCGIGLESGVFVTAVVQGSPAAREGSLTVGDRLIAINGIALDNKSVTECEALLRSCRDSLSLSLMKFFPHSTSGQNIFESLRESSEKSNGRIHLSEIHSRNSRNLKHNSSTQTDIFCPDVGSTSTSSISGERKKVRGESDEAYCDISKPFSTGSLHATSLRPASDLGTGRYGPSAFQECCPYTKAPSSLPFEPVSPSDCITMETTLEKKHSGGTWPKMMVGGMSVAQDNTSPVTAAAQLSIYKSPKQRKSIFDPDTFKRPETPSSKMEYMAANQIAAVAASAAAASHSPQPSKAESLSSSSTPTPTPPTPPTRSDSFKFKHKHQSSSASDCTITSDGKGEAVISMAAGESRERSERERDRNGNHYFLDGKVLTSRKSCDEDIGRTRGEEPEVKRPRPKSAPALRRRMTPQTITLPTFQSYSNDEHSPEPRDMLRSSPSRSHRHSVGFVPTVYNGILPPNSAHRGLSPCPAVTAVMRNPVYTVRSHRVHTSNCPSVASQICHQHTHTSPQHQGRLSLDLSQQKRTNDYSESTSSRSSRASHGTNSLPSSARLGSANNVQYRAERIKIPSTPRYPRSMLGSDRGSLSHSECSSPSLITPPQSPLNLETSSFASSQSQGSISTLPRISVSPVPIGERRKDRPYLEEPRNVIVHKGAEPLGISIVGGENGGIFVSKVTGGSIAQQAGLEYGDQLLEYNGINLRNATEQQARLIIGQQCDTITIMAQYNPHMYQLGNHSRSSSRLEPVSTQPTPQGSGAATPDNHSTIDTLSEQDEGTLTPSSKQTTPTTSPRNLIRMPNEGSKKVGEPRLVNVHRPGVEVGVTLCGGNLRGVYIESLDEDSPARGTDGLLPGDLILEYNSVNMKNKTAEEVYVEMLKPAETVTLKVLYRPDDFNMLKDVPGDGFYIRALYDRVGEAEGDLSFKKDDILYVDESLPKGSFGTWMAWQLDENAQQIQRGQIPSKYMMDQEFYRRHSVTEIKEDSSKTLSAGARRSFFRRKQKHKRSSSKDSKEMVALDTISTDSIPFLDDCVSLAYQRVQKVECTSPRPVLILGPLTDPVKEMLVKETPGKFCRCVLEVMKASQQAIERGVKDCLFIDYKRRSGHFDVTTVASIKEITDKGCHCLLDIAPHAIERLHGVHIYPIVVFVRYKNAKQIKEQKDPIYLRDKVSQKHSKEQFEGAQKTEQEYSKFFTGIVQGGTLPYICTQIMTIVDQEQSKVLWTPLGCP